Proteins encoded in a region of the Anopheles aquasalis chromosome 2, idAnoAquaMG_Q_19, whole genome shotgun sequence genome:
- the LOC126570274 gene encoding uncharacterized protein LOC126570274, whose product MKIIVCLLGVALILLVPLARADPGAVGVQDARKARAPASGATGYNTIAPADSETLSKLQNQVAPTVQIPSKPTTTIKAPETASAFHTVSPPSLANPYLRQPSQAVAPGLTQGQYYVAVMPQATGNHMLAPATTPLIMQYINPQGQPTGGLQYIQLLRPVVYPQYSNQQYIHPGYLQQQSHQQQPQSVNPHSAHGLTSSPYTVSPTPSPATTTTQSAFLPFQPAAALQQPSVPQYASALPTTHYGQPQPQYSNGPVGQYSSPVLSYYPHRFLINPSSELNFNTNEYVPSHGDGVYMKGIKSIRA is encoded by the exons ATGAAGATAATCGTGTGCTTGCTGGGTGTGGCCCTAATCTTGCTTGTTCCGCTTGCACGTGCCGATCCGGGTGCTGTCGGAGTGCAGGATGCTAGGAAAGCGCGAGCACCGGCCAGTGGTGCTACCGGATATAATACCATTGCACCAGCAGATAGTGAAACGTTGAGTAAACTACAGAACCAGGTGGCTCCGACGGTGCAGATCCCCAGCAAACCAACCACGACGATTAAAGCACCCGAAACGGCATCAGCATTCCACACCGTTTCTCCACCAAGTCTGGCCAATCCTTACCTCCGGCAACCATCGCAAGCTGTTGCTCCAGGACTTACCCAAGGTCAATACTATGTGGCCGTTATGCCACAGGCCACCGGAAATCATATGCTCGCTCCAG CGACGACTCCACTGATCATGCAGTACATCAACCCGCAAGGACAACCGACTGGAGGGTTACAATACATCCAACTGCTTCGTCCTGTCGTCTATCCTCAGTACAGCAACCAACAGTACATCCATCCTGGgtatctgcagcagcaatcgcaTCAACAACAGCCACAATCCGTCAATCCCCATTCTGCACATGGCCTCACGTCGAGTCCGTACACCGTCTCgcccactccttctcctgcgacaacgacgacgcagtCTGCATTCTTACCATTCCAACCAGCCGCCGCTCTACAGCAACCTTCCGTCCCTCAGTATGCATCCGCTCTCCCAACGACCCATTACGGTCAACCGCAGCCCCAGTATAGCAATGGGCCCGTGGGACAGTACTCCAGCCCCGTTCTTTCCTACTATCCACACCGTTTCCTGATCAATCCGTCCTCCGAGCTGAACTTCAACACGAACGAGTATGTTCCATCGCATGGCGATGGAGTGTACATGAAAGGCATCAAAAGCATTCGTGCTTAA